A window of the Acidimicrobiales bacterium genome harbors these coding sequences:
- a CDS encoding SDR family oxidoreductase, with the protein MELNDAVVVITGGSGGIGRAMAKAFLAEGARAVVLADLHADAVQAAANELGCDGRACDVTNEQDIIDLVEWTIDRHGPIDLFCSNAGAGGEGVLTDAGNDVWQKQWELHVMAHLYAARAVLPSMIARGSGYLLNTASAAGLLAALGSGPYSVTKAAAVKLAEFLAITHGDDGIRVSVLCPQGVNTAMAPKSLGDGQTDGIIEADELAQTVVDTLRTERFYVLPHPEVEDYVRRKGDDIDRWLGGMQRLRRRSLES; encoded by the coding sequence ATGGAGCTCAACGACGCGGTAGTGGTCATCACCGGTGGAAGCGGCGGGATCGGTAGGGCGATGGCCAAGGCCTTCCTCGCCGAAGGCGCTCGAGCGGTGGTACTCGCCGACCTCCATGCCGACGCGGTCCAGGCGGCCGCCAACGAACTCGGCTGTGATGGTCGGGCCTGCGACGTCACGAACGAGCAGGACATCATCGACCTCGTCGAGTGGACCATCGATCGACACGGCCCGATCGACCTCTTCTGCTCCAACGCTGGAGCGGGCGGCGAGGGCGTCCTCACCGACGCCGGCAACGACGTGTGGCAGAAGCAATGGGAGCTCCACGTGATGGCGCATCTCTACGCCGCACGAGCCGTCCTGCCGTCGATGATCGCCCGAGGCTCGGGCTACCTGCTCAACACCGCCTCGGCTGCCGGACTCCTGGCCGCCCTCGGCTCAGGTCCCTACTCGGTCACCAAGGCGGCCGCGGTGAAGCTCGCCGAGTTCCTCGCCATCACCCACGGCGACGACGGCATTCGGGTGTCGGTACTGTGCCCCCAGGGCGTCAACACCGCCATGGCGCCGAAGAGCCTGGGCGACGGGCAGACCGACGGCATCATCGAGGCCGACGAACTGGCGCAGACCGTCGTCGACACGCTCCGGACCGAACGGTTCTACGTGCTCCCCCACCCCGAGGTCGAGGACTACGTACGACGCAAGGGCGACGACATCGACCGCTGGCTCGGCGGCATGCAGCGGCTGCGGCGGCGCAGCCTCGAGAGCTGA
- a CDS encoding acyl-CoA dehydrogenase family protein — MDFALSEATQTMLEMVNAFMDAEVIPLEGEMLHGDPAELQVKVAAAQAKVKQMELWAVNHPVEFGGLGLDMVTHGLLSEAMGRSPLGHTIFGVQAPDAGNVEILHAHATEEQRERFLRPLVAGEIRSCFSMTEPETAGSNPLLLATTAVKDGDDYVINGQKWFTSSADGAAFAIVMAVTDPDAPPYQRTSMIIVPTDTPGFELVRNVSVMGHSGSGHASHAEVSYQSCRVPQTNLLGNEGAGFAIAQERLGPGRIHHCMRWLGIASRAFDLMCDRANERVIAPDGSTLADRQVIQHWAAELDAEIRGARLQTLHAAWAIDKYGAKAARDEIAAIKFSVANTMLRAVDTAIQVHGALGVTDDTVLSYWYRHERAARIYDGADEVHKTSLGRRILQQRKHAAS, encoded by the coding sequence GTGGACTTCGCGTTGTCCGAAGCGACCCAGACCATGCTCGAAATGGTCAACGCCTTCATGGATGCCGAGGTCATCCCGCTCGAGGGTGAGATGCTCCACGGCGATCCGGCCGAACTCCAGGTCAAGGTGGCGGCCGCCCAGGCCAAGGTCAAGCAGATGGAACTGTGGGCGGTGAACCACCCGGTCGAGTTCGGCGGCCTGGGCCTCGACATGGTCACCCACGGCTTGTTGAGCGAGGCCATGGGGCGCAGCCCGCTCGGTCACACCATCTTCGGGGTGCAGGCCCCGGACGCCGGCAACGTCGAGATTCTCCATGCCCACGCCACCGAGGAGCAGCGAGAGCGCTTCCTGCGGCCGCTCGTCGCGGGCGAGATCCGTAGCTGCTTCTCGATGACCGAACCCGAAACGGCCGGCTCGAACCCTCTGCTGCTCGCCACCACCGCGGTCAAGGACGGCGACGACTACGTCATCAATGGCCAGAAGTGGTTCACCTCGTCCGCCGACGGCGCCGCGTTCGCCATCGTCATGGCGGTGACCGATCCCGATGCGCCGCCGTATCAGCGCACCAGCATGATCATCGTCCCGACCGACACACCCGGGTTCGAACTCGTTCGCAACGTGAGCGTGATGGGCCACAGCGGATCCGGGCACGCCAGCCACGCCGAGGTCAGCTACCAGTCGTGTCGGGTGCCCCAGACCAATCTGCTGGGCAACGAAGGTGCGGGCTTCGCCATCGCCCAGGAGCGCCTCGGCCCCGGACGCATTCACCACTGCATGCGCTGGCTGGGCATCGCGAGCCGGGCGTTCGACCTGATGTGTGATCGGGCCAACGAACGAGTCATCGCACCCGATGGCTCGACCCTCGCCGATCGTCAGGTCATCCAGCACTGGGCCGCCGAACTCGATGCCGAGATCCGCGGCGCTCGACTCCAGACGCTCCACGCCGCATGGGCGATCGATAAGTACGGCGCCAAGGCTGCAAGAGACGAGATCGCCGCCATCAAGTTCTCCGTCGCCAACACCATGCTGCGAGCCGTCGACACCGCCATCCAGGTCCACGGCGCGCTCGGCGTCACCGACGACACCGTGTTGTCCTACTGGTACCGCCACGAGCGGGCCGCCCGGATCTACGACGGCGCCGACGAGGTGCACAAGACCTCACTCGGTCGCCGCATCCTCCAGCAGCGCAAGCACGCGGCGAGCTGA
- a CDS encoding bifunctional 3-(3-hydroxy-phenyl)propionate/3-hydroxycinnamic acid hydroxylase, producing the protein MTNPSNAAADRDSATDMIVVGGGPVGVMTAILAARSGMSVRLLERAPEVYDLPRAIVMDDEIQRVFQKVGLDAGLAEITTPLAGAEFVTTEGERIIGFELPPTGTFPYGHHPTVSYYQPQLEAFIRQAAVDAGVELLLGVEVDSVDQDDAGVTVHTSSPDGEVTYTATWLVAADGASSGIRKALGISFIDQGFDQDWLVLDVQLLRPVETLPPFVQQICDPVRPTTFVVGHADYRRWEFQLQPGDVAEEMTTPERVWALLAPWLTPDDAHLIRSVVYRFHALVADAMRSGRIFLAGDAAHQMPPFLGQGLCSGVRDAANLIWKLDLVNRGLAGDALLDTYGEERLPHAAGVVANAVDTGVLIDQLAGRVDADKSLDAGYGGARPFPHLEHGLLHGEHPAVGRQVPQPAIDGVRLDDLLGQGFAVVVADAAVAADVRDRWGAVGGSIVVVSADHLPLILADEGAVIVRPDRQIAAVAADATELVSATDDLLARLR; encoded by the coding sequence ATGACCAATCCATCCAACGCCGCCGCAGATAGAGACTCGGCCACCGACATGATCGTCGTCGGAGGTGGTCCGGTCGGGGTGATGACGGCCATCCTTGCGGCGCGGTCCGGCATGTCGGTTCGGCTGCTCGAGCGAGCTCCCGAGGTCTACGACCTGCCGCGCGCGATCGTGATGGACGACGAGATCCAGCGGGTGTTCCAGAAGGTGGGCCTCGATGCCGGCCTCGCCGAGATCACCACGCCGCTGGCGGGCGCCGAGTTCGTCACGACCGAGGGTGAGCGGATCATCGGCTTCGAGCTCCCGCCGACCGGCACCTTTCCGTACGGGCACCACCCCACGGTCAGTTACTACCAACCCCAGCTCGAGGCGTTCATCCGTCAGGCGGCGGTCGACGCCGGCGTGGAGCTGTTGCTCGGTGTCGAGGTCGACTCGGTCGACCAGGACGACGCCGGGGTGACCGTTCACACCTCGTCACCCGACGGCGAGGTCACGTACACCGCGACCTGGCTGGTGGCGGCCGACGGCGCATCGAGCGGCATCCGCAAGGCGCTCGGGATCTCGTTCATCGATCAGGGCTTCGATCAGGACTGGCTCGTGCTCGACGTCCAACTGCTGCGTCCCGTCGAGACCCTGCCACCGTTCGTGCAGCAGATCTGTGATCCCGTGCGGCCGACCACTTTCGTCGTGGGCCACGCCGACTACCGGCGCTGGGAGTTCCAGTTGCAGCCCGGTGACGTTGCCGAGGAGATGACCACACCGGAGCGAGTGTGGGCGCTCCTGGCGCCGTGGTTGACGCCGGACGACGCCCACCTCATCCGCTCGGTCGTCTACCGGTTTCATGCGCTCGTCGCCGACGCCATGCGCAGCGGCCGGATCTTCCTCGCCGGCGACGCCGCGCACCAGATGCCGCCGTTCCTCGGGCAAGGGTTGTGCTCGGGCGTCCGGGATGCGGCGAACCTGATCTGGAAGCTCGACCTGGTGAACCGGGGGCTGGCCGGTGACGCCCTACTCGACACCTACGGCGAGGAACGACTGCCGCACGCAGCGGGCGTCGTGGCGAACGCGGTCGACACCGGGGTGTTGATCGACCAACTCGCCGGGCGGGTCGACGCCGACAAGAGTCTCGACGCAGGCTACGGCGGTGCTCGGCCGTTCCCCCATCTCGAGCACGGCCTGCTCCACGGTGAGCATCCGGCGGTCGGACGCCAGGTGCCGCAGCCCGCCATCGACGGTGTGCGGCTCGACGATCTCCTCGGCCAGGGGTTCGCGGTGGTGGTCGCCGACGCTGCTGTCGCCGCCGATGTTCGTGATCGCTGGGGGGCGGTCGGGGGATCGATCGTCGTGGTGTCGGCGGATCACCTGCCGCTGATCCTGGCCGACGAAGGCGCCGTGATCGTGCGTCCGGACCGTCAGATCGCCGCCGTGGCCGCCGACGCGACCGAGCTCGTGAGCGCGACCGACGACCTCCTCGCTCGCCTGCGCTGA
- a CDS encoding TetR/AcrR family transcriptional regulator, producing MRRALVEAALHEFAAHGFDAASTRAIATRAGTHQPQINYHFESKLELWRASIDWLFERLDGLMSEAGTAASPSTRADFAAAIRGLVYAVARLPELNRIMVQEATVDSERLAWIVDRHTRRRYETLMVSWDDLRRAGDVPDIDALTAFYSLVGAASLVYVNAPEVRRVVGVDPIDDDFVRRHADAVVTMILGPTPTTA from the coding sequence GTGCGCCGCGCCCTGGTCGAGGCCGCACTGCATGAGTTCGCCGCTCACGGGTTCGACGCTGCGTCGACGCGAGCCATCGCCACCCGGGCCGGCACCCACCAGCCACAGATCAACTACCACTTCGAGTCCAAGCTCGAACTGTGGCGAGCAAGTATCGACTGGCTGTTCGAGCGACTCGACGGCTTGATGTCCGAGGCCGGCACCGCGGCCAGCCCGTCGACCCGAGCGGACTTCGCGGCGGCCATTCGCGGGCTGGTCTACGCCGTCGCACGACTGCCGGAACTGAATCGGATCATGGTGCAGGAGGCCACCGTCGACTCCGAGCGTCTGGCCTGGATTGTCGACCGCCACACTCGCCGTCGCTATGAGACGTTGATGGTGAGCTGGGACGACCTGCGCCGAGCGGGCGACGTCCCCGACATCGACGCGCTCACCGCCTTCTACTCGTTGGTCGGCGCCGCGTCGCTCGTCTACGTGAACGCCCCCGAGGTTCGTCGTGTCGTCGGCGTCGACCCGATCGACGACGACTTCGTCCGCCGCCACGCCGACGCCGTGGTCACCATGATCCTCGGCCCGACCCCTACCACCGCCTGA
- a CDS encoding AMP-binding protein, with protein MQPGPTPTYDEACAAVCAPGTMYEIVETEIRGVPTKTFVGTPANLRALFTAAAGRTGDFLVYDGPELERWSMDRVLEQAGQIGHALVNDFGVAKGDRVAIAMRNYPEWITSYVAITSIGAIVVPLNAWWQTEELHYALTDSGASVVIADAERIERIEAADATAAQVIAVRCPGSHHPRLEDALIEGATMPDVQVDLDDDLSILYTSGTTGHPKGAISTHRAVLSALLAYAARGAVEALRNPTPAAPASPTPPLSPCSILAVPLFHVTGLVPVMLGAFVNGSRLVIMHRWDAGRALELIEQERVTSFVGVPTMSWDLLEHPSFATTDTSSLRSVGGGGAPMPPELVKRIEDNFSAGRPRLGYGMTETNAYGPQNTGDDFLARPRSTGRTIPVMDVRIADPDGTPLPAGETGEIWFRGPNLIRGYWNRPDATAATIVDGWLRTGDIGRIDDEGFVYVSDRAKDMVLRAGENVYSAEVEAAIYEHPAVYEAAVYGIPHERFGEEVAAHIMVKDSGDPVTVAELQAFLGERLAKFKVPTHITLVTEPLPRNASGKILKRELRDAV; from the coding sequence ATGCAGCCCGGCCCAACGCCCACCTACGACGAAGCCTGCGCCGCCGTCTGCGCGCCGGGCACGATGTACGAGATCGTCGAGACCGAGATCCGCGGGGTGCCGACCAAGACCTTCGTCGGCACCCCGGCCAACCTCCGAGCCCTGTTCACTGCCGCAGCCGGCCGAACCGGTGACTTCCTCGTCTACGACGGCCCAGAGCTCGAACGCTGGTCGATGGACCGGGTGCTCGAGCAGGCCGGACAGATCGGCCACGCCCTCGTCAACGACTTTGGTGTCGCCAAGGGCGACCGGGTCGCCATCGCCATGCGGAACTACCCCGAGTGGATCACCAGCTACGTCGCCATCACCTCGATCGGCGCCATCGTGGTCCCGCTCAATGCCTGGTGGCAGACCGAGGAGCTGCACTACGCCTTGACCGACAGCGGTGCCAGCGTCGTGATCGCCGACGCCGAGCGCATCGAGCGGATCGAGGCGGCGGACGCAACGGCGGCCCAGGTCATCGCCGTTCGCTGCCCCGGCTCACACCACCCTCGACTCGAAGATGCGTTGATCGAGGGCGCAACAATGCCTGACGTGCAGGTCGATCTCGATGACGACCTCAGCATCCTCTACACGTCGGGCACCACCGGCCATCCCAAGGGAGCCATCAGCACTCACCGCGCCGTGCTCAGCGCGCTGCTGGCCTACGCCGCCCGGGGCGCCGTCGAGGCGTTGCGCAACCCGACCCCCGCTGCGCCGGCGAGCCCGACGCCACCGTTGTCGCCCTGTTCGATTCTCGCCGTGCCGCTCTTCCACGTGACCGGACTCGTGCCGGTGATGCTCGGCGCCTTCGTCAACGGTTCGAGGCTCGTGATCATGCATCGCTGGGACGCCGGCCGGGCGTTGGAACTCATCGAACAGGAGCGAGTCACCAGCTTCGTCGGTGTGCCGACGATGAGCTGGGATCTGCTCGAGCATCCGTCGTTCGCCACGACCGATACGTCCTCGCTCCGATCGGTCGGCGGTGGTGGCGCGCCCATGCCGCCCGAACTCGTGAAGCGGATCGAAGACAACTTCTCCGCCGGCCGGCCCCGACTCGGCTACGGCATGACCGAGACCAACGCGTACGGACCGCAGAACACCGGCGACGACTTCCTCGCCCGACCCCGTTCGACGGGGCGCACGATACCGGTGATGGACGTCCGCATCGCCGATCCCGACGGCACCCCGCTTCCTGCGGGAGAGACGGGTGAGATCTGGTTCCGCGGTCCCAATCTGATCCGCGGCTACTGGAACCGGCCGGACGCGACCGCGGCGACGATCGTCGACGGCTGGCTCCGGACGGGCGACATCGGCCGCATCGACGACGAGGGATTCGTCTACGTGAGCGACCGGGCGAAGGACATGGTGCTGCGAGCCGGCGAGAACGTGTACAGCGCCGAGGTCGAGGCGGCGATCTACGAGCATCCGGCGGTGTACGAAGCGGCCGTCTACGGCATCCCCCACGAACGGTTCGGCGAGGAGGTCGCCGCTCACATCATGGTGAAGGACTCGGGCGACCCCGTGACGGTCGCGGAGCTCCAGGCGTTTCTCGGCGAGCGGCTCGCCAAGTTCAAGGTCCCCACCCACATCACGCTCGTCACCGAGCCGCTGCCCCGCAACGCATCGGGCAAGATCCTCAAGCGGGAACTTCGCGACGCCGTCTGA
- a CDS encoding TetR/AcrR family transcriptional regulator — protein MSVDEVLALIGFSTEFLPHPAALLTIEQASNVAGVPKTTVDSAVSGSNQFREMVVAEAIGQLQTQPGPETWQALRKGLRGSSLVETVALVLDARASELADDPAFALFLGGYDCLEKERVAAVVDVAASEVVRRFVPFIETAVATFGDDPLVSVGADQAFLMLHVLLTEAYRRLPGCPRPEPAADATLTQQSAALIVDEFASVVEATVSGAWDTFLGPPFDSHVPPVGRLATAVRAGAGLLLSGAVPVSMRLTIGDVTAATGLSTAAIYRRFGSLADLERALLERVGREILVCFEDDFFDSLLERVRSGAMPVGEAFSMFTERAAAEVADHIERGRPDRQIIPWMQHAATAEIFRNAYRAGYQLRGAFYEEFGALLGLRPADTLCGADVSAILSAHSVISELILRRAPDRETASAVMHTRFPRINARLFT, from the coding sequence ATGAGTGTGGACGAGGTGCTCGCACTCATCGGTTTCAGCACCGAGTTCCTGCCGCATCCGGCGGCGCTGCTCACGATCGAGCAGGCATCGAACGTGGCAGGCGTCCCGAAGACGACCGTCGATTCGGCGGTGAGTGGGTCGAATCAGTTCCGGGAGATGGTGGTCGCCGAGGCGATCGGCCAGCTGCAGACGCAGCCGGGGCCCGAGACCTGGCAAGCGCTGCGCAAGGGATTGCGCGGGTCGTCACTCGTCGAGACCGTCGCGTTGGTGCTCGACGCTCGGGCGTCGGAACTGGCAGACGACCCGGCCTTCGCCCTGTTCCTCGGTGGCTACGACTGTCTCGAGAAGGAGCGAGTCGCCGCCGTCGTCGATGTCGCAGCGAGTGAGGTGGTGCGTCGGTTCGTACCGTTCATCGAGACGGCGGTCGCCACCTTCGGCGACGATCCGTTGGTCTCCGTTGGCGCCGACCAGGCGTTCCTGATGCTGCACGTGCTCCTCACCGAGGCCTATCGCCGGTTGCCCGGCTGTCCCCGCCCCGAACCGGCGGCCGACGCCACCCTCACCCAGCAGTCGGCGGCGCTGATCGTCGACGAGTTCGCCTCCGTGGTCGAGGCCACGGTGAGCGGGGCATGGGACACGTTCCTCGGCCCACCGTTCGACTCGCACGTCCCTCCCGTAGGACGCCTCGCGACCGCGGTGAGAGCCGGCGCCGGGCTCCTGCTCAGTGGCGCCGTCCCGGTCTCGATGCGATTGACCATCGGTGACGTGACGGCAGCAACCGGTCTCAGCACCGCAGCGATCTACCGGCGATTCGGATCCCTCGCCGATCTCGAGCGTGCACTGCTCGAGCGGGTCGGCCGGGAGATCCTGGTCTGCTTCGAGGACGACTTCTTCGACTCGCTCCTGGAGCGAGTGCGGTCGGGCGCCATGCCGGTCGGCGAAGCGTTCTCGATGTTCACCGAGCGAGCAGCGGCCGAGGTGGCCGACCACATCGAGCGAGGTCGCCCCGACCGTCAAATCATCCCGTGGATGCAGCACGCGGCGACCGCCGAAATCTTCCGCAACGCCTACCGCGCCGGCTACCAGCTAAGGGGAGCGTTCTACGAGGAGTTCGGCGCACTCCTCGGTCTCCGCCCGGCCGACACCCTGTGCGGCGCCGACGTCTCGGCCATCCTCAGCGCCCACTCGGTCATCTCCGAGCTCATCCTGCGCCGAGCCCCCGACCGCGAGACCGCCTCGGCCGTCATGCACACCCGCTTCCCGAGGATCAACGCCCGCCTGTTCACCTGA
- a CDS encoding 8-oxoguanine deaminase, with translation MEARGERADLLIHDARLVATVDVERREIAGGWVAITGNLISGIGGPADPAPQAARRISADNALVTPGLINTHHHLFQNLTRAWSPMTDAPLFGWLTSLYPTWTANIDEEAVNLAAWVGLAELALSGCTTSTDHHYLHPARAGDLLSAEIAAAIDLGMRFHPTYGSMSLSEKDGGLPPDDAVMDEDDILAASQRHVDRWHDPSHGAMVRIALAPCSPFTVTPHLMRETAELAERLDVRLHTHLAENAEDDEYAVATFGMRPVDLYEDAGWMTDRSWAAHVVRPDPAEVVRLGRAGVGIAHCPSSNMILSSGIAPTVDLHHAGCSVGLGVDGSSSADSGSFWQEARLAMLQGKLTSGAGAMTARLALEFATRGGAGCLGRTGEIGELSVGAVADVAIWKLDGLTFAGVVDDPIEGWLRCGPVAAWTTIVNGRPVVEQGVLVASDLEDRLRRHAVVARRFQAV, from the coding sequence GTGGAGGCCCGAGGCGAACGCGCCGACCTGCTCATCCACGATGCTCGCCTCGTGGCCACCGTCGATGTCGAGCGACGCGAGATCGCCGGCGGCTGGGTCGCCATCACCGGCAACCTCATCTCGGGGATCGGCGGGCCGGCCGATCCGGCGCCGCAGGCCGCCCGGCGTATCTCGGCCGACAATGCACTCGTCACCCCCGGCCTGATCAACACCCACCATCACCTCTTCCAGAACCTCACGCGGGCCTGGTCACCGATGACCGACGCCCCGCTCTTCGGCTGGCTGACATCGCTGTATCCCACGTGGACGGCAAACATCGACGAAGAGGCGGTCAACCTGGCCGCATGGGTGGGGCTGGCGGAGCTTGCGCTCTCGGGGTGCACCACCTCGACCGACCACCACTACCTCCACCCGGCCCGGGCCGGCGATCTGCTGTCCGCCGAGATCGCCGCCGCCATCGACCTGGGGATGCGGTTCCATCCGACCTACGGCTCGATGAGCTTGTCGGAGAAAGACGGTGGGCTCCCGCCCGACGACGCCGTGATGGACGAAGACGACATCCTGGCGGCGTCGCAGCGTCACGTCGACCGCTGGCACGACCCATCACACGGGGCCATGGTGCGCATCGCACTCGCCCCTTGCTCGCCGTTCACCGTCACCCCGCACCTCATGCGTGAGACGGCCGAGTTGGCCGAACGGCTCGACGTCAGGCTGCACACCCACCTCGCCGAGAACGCCGAAGACGACGAGTACGCGGTTGCGACGTTCGGGATGCGCCCTGTCGACCTCTACGAGGACGCCGGTTGGATGACCGATCGTTCATGGGCCGCTCACGTCGTACGCCCCGACCCGGCAGAAGTCGTCCGGCTCGGTCGAGCCGGTGTCGGTATCGCCCACTGTCCGAGTTCGAACATGATCCTGTCGTCGGGGATCGCGCCAACGGTCGATCTGCACCATGCCGGCTGCTCGGTCGGGCTCGGGGTCGATGGATCGTCGTCGGCCGATTCCGGGTCGTTCTGGCAGGAGGCCCGGCTCGCCATGCTCCAGGGCAAACTCACCTCGGGGGCCGGGGCCATGACCGCTCGACTCGCGCTCGAGTTCGCCACCCGAGGTGGAGCCGGCTGTCTCGGTCGGACCGGTGAGATCGGTGAATTGTCGGTCGGAGCGGTCGCCGATGTCGCGATCTGGAAGCTCGACGGACTGACCTTTGCCGGTGTGGTCGACGATCCGATCGAGGGCTGGTTGCGCTGCGGTCCGGTGGCCGCGTGGACCACCATCGTCAACGGTCGACCGGTGGTCGAGCAGGGCGTGCTCGTGGCGAGTGATCTCGAGGATCGGCTCCGGCGGCATGCCGTCGTGGCACGACGCTTCCAGGCCGTCTGA
- a CDS encoding pyridoxal-phosphate dependent enzyme, which produces MTTSSATASQLAIFGEFASDGRAFYDNAVARFKANNIVLPTFAQLRDPSTIPGTIVEQLAGVEKDAADPRNLFRVHWYNEHADAPGDNYPGFVDVPTHVELPSELTGVDARIVLAFGNRFPMIRAHKVLAAYSCLAARLVTGRFDPTQHRAIWPSTGNYARGGIAISKIMGCRGVAILPEGMSRERFEWLERWTTNPDEDVIKTYGTESNVKEIYDACNELSLDAGNVILNQFSEFSNHMGHYAVTGPSLEKVYQHVTASKPGKLAAFVSASGSAGTLGAGDYLKDHQGAKIVAVEALECPTMLYNGFGDHNIQGIGDKHIPLIHNVTNTDMVVAISDHATNSLDVLFNTPAGKRHLVERGLAPELIDAMVDFGYSSFCNMLAAINAAKVWGLGADDVVISVATDGSDMYNSDRERIMSTYFSGGFDDAEAEAVFDDVLVDVDTTHSRVLDDVERNRIFNLGYFTWVEQQGVSVPDFEVRRSQDFWNGLRPLVDTWDTMIGEFNDATGASFD; this is translated from the coding sequence ATGACCACGTCCTCCGCCACTGCCAGCCAGCTCGCCATCTTCGGCGAGTTCGCGTCCGATGGGCGGGCCTTCTACGACAACGCCGTCGCTCGATTCAAGGCCAACAACATCGTGCTGCCGACGTTCGCGCAGCTCCGAGACCCCTCCACCATCCCCGGCACGATCGTCGAGCAGCTCGCCGGTGTCGAGAAGGACGCCGCCGACCCCCGCAACCTGTTCCGGGTCCACTGGTACAACGAGCACGCCGATGCTCCCGGCGACAACTACCCGGGCTTCGTCGATGTGCCGACCCACGTCGAACTCCCGTCGGAGCTGACTGGCGTCGATGCCCGGATCGTCCTGGCGTTCGGCAATCGGTTCCCGATGATCCGGGCTCACAAGGTGCTCGCCGCCTACTCCTGCCTCGCCGCCCGTCTGGTGACCGGGCGCTTCGACCCGACCCAGCACCGCGCCATTTGGCCGAGCACCGGCAACTACGCACGCGGCGGCATTGCGATCTCCAAGATCATGGGCTGCCGCGGTGTGGCCATCCTGCCCGAGGGGATGAGCCGCGAGCGGTTCGAGTGGCTCGAGCGTTGGACCACGAACCCCGACGAGGACGTGATCAAGACCTACGGCACCGAGAGCAACGTCAAGGAGATCTACGACGCCTGCAACGAGCTCTCGCTCGACGCCGGCAACGTGATCCTGAACCAGTTCAGCGAGTTCTCGAACCACATGGGTCACTACGCGGTCACCGGTCCGTCGCTGGAGAAGGTCTACCAGCATGTCACCGCGTCGAAGCCCGGCAAGCTGGCGGCCTTCGTCTCGGCGTCGGGCTCGGCCGGAACCCTCGGTGCCGGCGACTACTTGAAGGACCATCAGGGGGCGAAGATCGTCGCCGTCGAGGCGCTCGAATGCCCGACCATGCTCTACAACGGCTTCGGTGACCACAACATCCAGGGCATCGGCGACAAGCACATTCCGCTGATCCACAACGTCACCAACACCGACATGGTCGTCGCCATCAGCGACCACGCCACCAACTCGCTCGACGTGCTGTTCAACACCCCGGCGGGCAAGCGACATTTGGTCGAGCGGGGGCTGGCTCCCGAGTTGATCGACGCCATGGTCGACTTCGGGTACTCGTCGTTCTGCAACATGCTGGCCGCCATCAATGCGGCGAAGGTGTGGGGTCTTGGCGCCGACGACGTCGTCATCTCGGTCGCGACCGATGGCTCCGACATGTACAACTCCGACCGAGAGCGCATCATGTCCACGTACTTCTCGGGCGGATTCGACGACGCCGAGGCCGAAGCGGTCTTCGACGACGTCCTGGTCGACGTCGACACCACCCACAGCCGAGTGCTCGACGACGTCGAGCGCAACCGGATCTTCAACCTCGGCTACTTCACGTGGGTGGAGCAGCAGGGTGTTTCGGTGCCCGACTTCGAAGTTCGGCGCAGCCAGGACTTCTGGAACGGGTTGCGTCCACTTGTCGACACCTGGGACACGATGATCGGCGAGTTCAACGACGCCACCGGCGCGAGTTTCGACTGA